From the Rickettsiales bacterium genome, one window contains:
- the dxs gene encoding 1-deoxy-D-xylulose-5-phosphate synthase has protein sequence MLLDEIRNPEALRKRDESELTQIADELRAETIRIVSGTGGHLGAGLGVVELSVALHYVFNTPEDKLIWDVGHQCYPHKILTERRDQMHTLRQKEGLSGFCKREESEYDAFGAGHSSTSISAGLGMAVGRDFEGRDNDVIAVIGDGAMSAGMAYEAMNNAGHLGSRLIVILNDNDMSIAPPTGALSAYLSRMVSSQPYHTFRDIGKAITRKFPEPMARFAKKAEQYARAMVAGGNMFEELGFYYVGPVDGHNMDHLLPVLKNIKNQKDSGPVLIHVVTQKGKGFVSPEASKEKYHAVKKFDLSTKVQAKSTPSAPSYTSVFAKQLMAEAAVDEKVVAISAAMPSGTGLDKFGEAYPDRTFDVGIAEQHAVTFAAGMALEGMKPYCAIYSTFLQRAYDQVVHDVCIQNLPVRFAIDRAGLVGGDGPTHAGAFDIGYLTALPNMVVMAASDEAELVHMVHTANAHDTGPIAFRFPRGEGEGVALPENPEVLEIGKGRIIREGKAVALLSLGSRLSACDEAADELTKQGISVTVADARFAKPIDAALVEQLLANHELVLTVEEGAAGGFGAHVLELAALQAWNTQEYGRILPLFLPDKFQQHASPQEMLAEAGLDADGIVEQVQKHLSISEESRVRHHLS, from the coding sequence ATGTTACTTGATGAAATACGCAATCCTGAGGCGCTACGCAAGCGCGATGAGTCCGAACTGACGCAAATTGCGGATGAATTGCGCGCGGAAACGATCCGAATTGTTTCGGGAACGGGCGGTCACCTTGGCGCAGGCTTGGGCGTGGTCGAATTATCCGTCGCTTTGCATTATGTGTTTAATACGCCCGAAGATAAGTTGATCTGGGATGTGGGGCATCAATGTTATCCGCATAAAATTCTGACTGAGCGCCGCGATCAAATGCATACTCTACGTCAAAAAGAGGGCCTAAGCGGTTTTTGTAAGCGCGAAGAAAGCGAATATGATGCGTTTGGCGCAGGGCATAGCTCAACCTCGATTTCAGCCGGTTTAGGCATGGCGGTAGGTCGTGACTTTGAAGGCCGCGATAATGATGTGATTGCCGTGATTGGCGATGGTGCGATGAGCGCTGGTATGGCCTATGAAGCGATGAATAATGCGGGCCATTTAGGTAGTCGTTTGATTGTGATTCTCAATGATAATGATATGTCGATCGCACCGCCGACGGGAGCGCTAAGTGCGTATCTTTCGCGCATGGTATCGTCGCAGCCGTATCATACGTTCCGCGATATTGGTAAAGCGATCACTCGAAAATTTCCGGAACCGATGGCGCGTTTTGCTAAGAAGGCAGAGCAATATGCTCGCGCGATGGTGGCCGGTGGCAATATGTTTGAAGAACTCGGTTTCTATTATGTCGGTCCGGTGGATGGGCATAATATGGATCACCTTTTGCCGGTGCTTAAAAATATTAAAAATCAAAAAGATTCTGGGCCGGTGTTGATTCATGTGGTCACGCAAAAAGGTAAGGGTTTTGTTTCGCCTGAAGCGAGCAAAGAAAAATACCATGCGGTGAAGAAGTTCGATCTGTCGACGAAAGTGCAAGCGAAATCGACTCCAAGCGCGCCGAGCTACACCAGCGTTTTTGCCAAACAACTTATGGCGGAAGCGGCAGTGGATGAGAAAGTCGTGGCGATTAGCGCGGCGATGCCATCGGGCACAGGTTTAGATAAATTTGGCGAAGCCTATCCGGATCGGACCTTCGATGTGGGGATTGCAGAGCAGCATGCGGTGACGTTTGCCGCAGGCATGGCGCTTGAAGGTATGAAGCCTTATTGTGCGATTTATTCGACCTTCTTACAGCGCGCGTATGATCAAGTGGTGCATGATGTATGCATTCAAAATCTGCCGGTTCGCTTTGCGATTGATAGAGCGGGTTTGGTCGGCGGCGATGGGCCGACTCATGCCGGTGCATTCGATATTGGTTACCTAACGGCGTTGCCTAACATGGTGGTGATGGCTGCGAGTGACGAGGCTGAACTTGTCCATATGGTACATACCGCTAATGCTCATGATACGGGGCCGATTGCCTTCCGTTTCCCGCGGGGCGAAGGCGAGGGGGTTGCGTTGCCGGAGAATCCAGAAGTGCTGGAAATTGGTAAAGGTCGTATCATTCGTGAAGGTAAAGCGGTGGCACTCTTGTCTCTCGGCTCGCGCCTCTCGGCTTGTGACGAAGCTGCGGATGAGTTGACGAAACAAGGGATTTCAGTGACGGTGGCGGATGCTCGTTTTGCGAAACCGATTGATGCCGCGCTTGTAGAACAGCTTTTGGCAAACCATGAGCTTGTGCTGACGGTTGAAGAGGGTGCGGCAGGCGGTTTTGGCGCGCATGTGCTTGAGCTGGCCGCTTTACAGGCATGGAACACTCAGGAATATGGGCGTATTCTACCACTCTTTTTGCCAGATAAGTTCCAGCAGCATGCTTCTCCGCAAGAAATGCTTGCCGAAGCGGGCTTGGATGCTGATGGTATCGTTGAACAAGTTCAAAAACATCTTTCAATCTCAGAGGAATCTCGTGTCCGGCACCATCTTAGTTAA
- a CDS encoding L,D-transpeptidase family protein — protein sequence MSGTILVNASSELGLGTLEFRGQRYRCTLGQTGLTGEKREGDLKTPVGSFPLREVWYRADRMDPPVTDLPLRIIEKDDGWCDDVDSSAYNQPVKLPFEPSHEELWREDEKYDLIVTLGYNDNPFKPGKGSAIFFHVAPKDYPPTQGCVGLVKRDLLQVLETAKPSTLMCIEMAMPEAI from the coding sequence GTGTCCGGCACCATCTTAGTTAATGCATCCTCCGAGTTAGGGCTTGGAACGTTGGAATTTAGAGGTCAACGTTATCGCTGTACTTTGGGTCAGACAGGGCTAACTGGAGAAAAGCGCGAAGGTGATTTGAAAACCCCGGTTGGAAGTTTTCCTCTACGAGAAGTGTGGTATCGTGCGGATCGCATGGACCCGCCTGTGACGGATCTGCCGTTGCGTATTATCGAAAAAGATGATGGTTGGTGTGATGATGTAGATAGTTCCGCTTATAATCAGCCGGTGAAACTTCCCTTTGAGCCAAGCCATGAAGAGCTTTGGCGCGAGGATGAAAAATACGATCTTATTGTGACGTTAGGGTACAATGATAACCCCTTTAAGCCCGGTAAGGGCAGTGCCATCTTCTTCCATGTGGCACCTAAAGATTACCCGCCAACGCAAGGCTGCGTTGGTTTGGTAAAACGTGATTTATTACAAGTACTTGAAACGGCTAAACCATCGACACTTATGTGTATCGAGATGGCAATGCCAGAAGCTATCTAA
- the ahcY gene encoding adenosylhomocysteinase, whose translation MNTPAPALTDTDYKVADISLADWGRKEISIAESEMPGLMALRTEYAGKNPLKGARIVGCLHMTIQTAVLIETLTALGAEVRWSSCNIFSTQDQAAAAIAATGVPVFAWKGETEEEYVWCVRQTIEGNPDWVPNLILDDGGDLTKMIHDDYPHMVAGIKGTSEETTTGVLRLYEMEKAGTLEMPAINVNDSVTKSKFDNLYGCRESLPDGLKRATDVMLAGKRVLVAGYGDVGKGCAAALKGHGARVTVTEVDPICALQASMEGYEVLTMEDAVATADIFVTTTGNKDIITIDHMRAMKDRAIVCNIGHFDNEIQVEALSNMKWTEIKPQVDEVEFPDGKRIILLAKGRLVNLGCATGHPSFVMSASFTNQVMAQIELWENSDNYENKVYVLPKQLDEKVAMLHLDQLGVKLTKLSKEQADYISVKQEGPFKPETYRY comes from the coding sequence ATGAATACTCCCGCTCCCGCTCTGACTGATACTGATTATAAAGTTGCTGATATTTCCCTCGCTGATTGGGGACGTAAAGAAATCTCTATTGCCGAAAGTGAAATGCCAGGTCTGATGGCTTTGCGCACAGAATATGCGGGCAAGAATCCGCTTAAAGGTGCGCGTATTGTTGGGTGTTTGCACATGACGATTCAAACGGCTGTCTTGATCGAAACGCTTACGGCGCTTGGCGCTGAAGTACGTTGGTCATCGTGCAATATCTTTTCAACGCAAGACCAAGCGGCTGCTGCGATTGCGGCGACCGGCGTTCCTGTGTTCGCGTGGAAGGGTGAGACCGAAGAAGAATATGTATGGTGCGTTCGCCAGACGATCGAAGGAAACCCGGATTGGGTTCCGAACCTGATTTTGGATGATGGTGGTGATCTGACGAAGATGATTCATGACGATTATCCGCACATGGTGGCTGGCATTAAAGGCACGTCGGAAGAGACAACGACCGGTGTACTTCGCCTTTACGAAATGGAAAAAGCCGGCACATTGGAAATGCCTGCGATTAACGTGAATGACTCGGTGACAAAATCGAAATTTGATAACCTGTACGGTTGCCGTGAGAGCTTGCCGGATGGTTTGAAGCGGGCGACAGACGTGATGCTTGCCGGTAAACGTGTTCTGGTTGCCGGTTATGGCGATGTGGGTAAAGGTTGTGCCGCGGCGCTTAAAGGTCATGGCGCTCGCGTAACAGTGACTGAGGTTGATCCTATCTGCGCGCTTCAAGCGAGCATGGAAGGCTACGAAGTTCTGACGATGGAAGATGCTGTCGCCACAGCGGATATTTTTGTGACCACGACGGGTAACAAAGACATTATCACGATCGATCATATGCGTGCGATGAAAGATCGTGCGATTGTGTGTAATATTGGTCATTTTGATAATGAGATTCAAGTTGAAGCACTCAGTAACATGAAATGGACTGAGATTAAGCCGCAAGTCGATGAAGTTGAATTTCCGGATGGAAAACGTATCATCTTGTTGGCGAAAGGCCGTTTGGTGAATTTGGGTTGTGCGACAGGTCATCCAAGTTTCGTGATGTCTGCGAGCTTCACCAATCAAGTCATGGCGCAAATTGAGCTATGGGAAAATTCTGATAATTACGAAAATAAAGTATACGTATTGCCAAAACAGTTGGATGAGAAAGTAGCAATGCTGCACCTTGATCAACTTGGTGTGAAGCTGACGAAGCTAAGCAAAGAGCAAGCTGATTATATTAGTGTGAAGCAAGAAGGGCCATTTAAGCCTGAAACGTATCGTTACTAG
- a CDS encoding phosphodiester glycosidase family protein, whose amino-acid sequence MVESSTLNNAETHLWRNGVGRDALPKKRDLLLKSGSQATARPVTFSKKIQQNINYAMDNPIDFVTSTATSMATFMVVKSFAIQALLGVALGPFATPIVAGMLAAALITSVRATVKQTSAAQERVAQLTADTANPPSAEALSVARKVNVSNIIGAGAMHGLFSGLVGSLFGFMALEVMSDVNAEPDVTTPPAEEPTVDGGAVVDGGVVDAGNTKINVTSNLTYDMGGTFGNSSYSTIIVEDFKDVLIQQDAQGGGVLTQEGYALTLNGPLFDNAGSYVVNGQTIPTRYGETVGMLIVDGDIQRPFVDPSLPRFDIASGGIENFADENGIMGKMTNGDPFVMTALEWKTTPIPADKIDWAFQNGGVLLDQDGTYSVTGSDNVHNPNNPMTSSLKERTAMGFNAEGDLVIIHADKVNNYHLGQIAAQHGAVDAMFLDGANVGYSLPSHDIEQGTILDNSTVFHIR is encoded by the coding sequence GTGGTTGAATCCTCCACATTAAACAACGCAGAAACACACCTTTGGCGTAATGGTGTTGGGCGTGATGCCTTGCCTAAAAAACGAGATTTATTGTTAAAGAGCGGCTCGCAAGCGACGGCGCGGCCTGTCACATTTTCTAAAAAGATTCAGCAAAATATCAATTATGCGATGGATAATCCGATTGATTTTGTCACTTCAACCGCCACTTCAATGGCGACCTTTATGGTGGTTAAATCTTTTGCAATACAGGCCCTGTTAGGGGTTGCGCTTGGACCTTTTGCGACACCGATTGTTGCGGGTATGCTAGCCGCAGCCCTGATTACCTCTGTACGTGCGACTGTAAAGCAAACGTCTGCGGCGCAAGAGCGTGTCGCGCAATTGACGGCGGATACAGCAAACCCTCCCTCTGCTGAAGCATTGAGTGTCGCACGGAAAGTGAATGTGAGTAATATTATTGGCGCCGGTGCGATGCATGGTTTGTTCAGTGGTTTAGTGGGCTCTCTGTTTGGGTTTATGGCACTGGAGGTGATGTCCGATGTGAATGCGGAACCTGATGTCACAACACCGCCTGCAGAAGAACCGACGGTGGATGGAGGTGCAGTGGTAGATGGAGGCGTCGTTGATGCTGGGAATACGAAAATTAATGTCACTTCCAATTTAACGTATGATATGGGTGGCACGTTTGGAAATAGTAGCTATAGCACTATTATTGTTGAAGATTTCAAAGATGTGTTGATTCAGCAAGATGCGCAGGGCGGGGGAGTATTAACGCAAGAGGGGTATGCGTTGACGCTAAATGGCCCGCTTTTTGATAACGCCGGTTCTTACGTTGTAAATGGTCAAACGATCCCGACGCGCTATGGCGAAACGGTTGGGATGTTGATTGTGGATGGCGATATACAGCGCCCGTTTGTTGACCCGAGCTTGCCGCGCTTTGATATTGCAAGTGGTGGGATAGAGAATTTCGCAGATGAGAATGGCATTATGGGGAAGATGACGAATGGGGACCCATTTGTAATGACAGCATTGGAGTGGAAAACAACCCCTATTCCAGCAGATAAAATTGATTGGGCCTTCCAAAATGGAGGAGTGCTTTTAGATCAAGATGGTACCTATAGTGTGACGGGGAGTGATAATGTGCATAACCCTAACAATCCGATGACAAGTTCGTTGAAAGAACGCACCGCCATGGGGTTTAATGCAGAGGGTGATTTAGTCATCATCCATGCGGATAAGGTGAATAATTACCATTTAGGGCAAATAGCCGCGCAGCATGGCGCCGTTGATGCGATGTTCCTGGACGGTGCAAATGTGGGATATTCTTTGCCGAGTCACGATATTGAGCAAGGTACAATTTTGGATAACTCAACTGTTTTCCATATTCGATAG
- a CDS encoding ATP-binding protein, producing the protein MQDMWVYLSLVAAFLGGGAAVILYFYQKGGLGTVGSDARIAALLSSSNNSFYYRSLSTDREWFSRKLRELFSLPVSTEYAQLLAELPEESLGSLDEKIEALLADEVSNFTVEIEDPTKKRWLECYGVIVEAEADKHLVLWWKDITGRAKDVQRLRHENERSKLEMRQLSNMFNALPMPVWQRNDDLKIRYCNLAFLEASEETTDPSGGESLEIYSQGSKLAAQALKTGGSQNERRHVVLNGERKLFDFMEFPWEDRKNLTGIALDKTDIEQLNAKLQDMLATQSNLLETITSAIAIFGSDQCLKFYNNAFVRMWKLEASWLSQNPKYGDVLEKLRENRMLPEQANFPAFKQKRIKMFTGLLDPNEEFYYLPDGRTVRQLAIPDASGGILFADEDVTDRLALERSYNTLIAVQRETLDHLTEGVAVFGQDGRLKLHNPVYREMWNLSEKLAEAEPHINDLLNKQRSLYYFDDWTKFKSHFTEMLSVRKTSKLQIERRDGKVFEVIALPLPDGQTLLNYVDMTDSMLVERSLREKNEALEEADRLKSEFLANVSYELRSPLTSIRGFYEMLNQAYVGSLTDKQAEYVESIGTASQHLMNLIDDILDIASIEAGYLQLDVGKVDVLPMLNAVQTMLRDKAEAAGLKMSFDCPMDIGRMDGDQSRLKQAIFNLVGNAIKYTDEGGEVSVAVKIEKKASDEFIQISVEDTGMGIAQSEHEAVFDKFYRSGSASRKSSGTGLGLAMVKSFIELHGGHLILESEEGKGTTITCILPRKQPEDDIVIPLPTHENKNDLKH; encoded by the coding sequence ATGCAGGATATGTGGGTTTATTTATCGTTGGTGGCTGCCTTTTTAGGAGGAGGCGCTGCGGTTATTTTATATTTTTATCAAAAAGGTGGACTGGGCACCGTCGGCAGCGATGCGCGCATTGCGGCGTTGCTCTCATCATCAAATAATTCTTTCTATTACCGGAGTTTGAGTACGGATAGGGAGTGGTTTTCGCGTAAACTTAGGGAGCTATTTTCTCTTCCTGTTTCGACAGAATATGCGCAACTTTTGGCAGAGTTACCTGAAGAGTCTCTGGGGAGTTTAGACGAGAAAATTGAAGCACTCTTAGCGGATGAAGTGTCTAATTTTACAGTAGAAATTGAAGATCCGACGAAAAAACGCTGGTTGGAATGTTATGGTGTGATTGTCGAAGCGGAAGCGGATAAGCATTTAGTACTTTGGTGGAAAGATATTACTGGACGTGCGAAAGATGTGCAACGATTACGCCACGAAAATGAACGTAGCAAACTTGAAATGCGCCAACTGAGTAATATGTTTAATGCATTGCCGATGCCGGTTTGGCAACGAAATGACGATTTAAAGATTCGGTACTGTAATCTAGCATTTTTGGAAGCTTCGGAAGAAACAACCGACCCAAGCGGCGGGGAGTCTTTAGAGATTTACAGTCAAGGTAGTAAGCTTGCAGCTCAAGCACTGAAGACCGGAGGTTCTCAAAATGAGCGCCGCCATGTTGTGCTGAATGGAGAGCGTAAGCTATTTGATTTTATGGAGTTTCCGTGGGAAGATCGTAAGAATCTCACCGGTATTGCATTGGATAAGACCGATATTGAGCAACTGAATGCAAAGCTACAAGATATGCTGGCGACGCAAAGTAATCTGCTGGAAACGATCACCAGCGCAATTGCTATTTTTGGTTCGGATCAGTGTTTGAAATTCTACAATAATGCCTTTGTACGCATGTGGAAATTGGAAGCAAGCTGGCTGAGTCAAAACCCGAAATACGGAGATGTGCTGGAAAAATTGCGTGAGAATCGCATGCTACCTGAGCAAGCAAATTTCCCGGCTTTTAAGCAAAAACGAATTAAAATGTTTACCGGGTTATTGGATCCGAATGAGGAGTTTTATTATCTCCCTGATGGACGTACCGTGCGTCAATTGGCGATTCCAGATGCCTCAGGTGGGATTCTTTTCGCCGATGAAGATGTGACGGATAGGCTGGCATTGGAGCGTTCGTATAATACGCTGATTGCCGTGCAGCGCGAAACGTTGGATCATTTGACGGAAGGCGTTGCGGTATTCGGGCAGGATGGCCGCCTTAAGCTGCATAATCCGGTCTACCGCGAAATGTGGAATTTGAGCGAGAAACTGGCCGAAGCAGAGCCGCATATTAATGATCTGCTTAATAAGCAGCGTTCGCTTTATTATTTTGATGATTGGACGAAATTTAAAAGCCACTTCACGGAAATGCTTTCCGTCCGCAAAACCTCTAAACTACAGATTGAACGCCGTGATGGAAAAGTGTTTGAAGTGATTGCGTTGCCTTTACCCGATGGCCAAACGCTACTCAATTATGTGGATATGACGGATTCAATGCTGGTTGAACGCTCCTTGCGTGAGAAGAATGAAGCGTTGGAAGAAGCGGATCGCCTTAAGAGTGAGTTTCTCGCCAATGTGTCCTATGAGCTTCGCTCACCGCTGACATCGATTCGTGGTTTCTATGAAATGCTGAATCAGGCTTATGTGGGATCGCTCACGGATAAGCAGGCTGAGTATGTGGAAAGTATCGGTACGGCCTCGCAGCATTTGATGAATCTCATTGATGATATTCTTGATATTGCAAGTATTGAGGCCGGTTACTTGCAATTAGATGTAGGCAAGGTGGATGTGTTGCCGATGCTCAATGCAGTGCAAACCATGCTGCGTGATAAGGCGGAAGCTGCGGGACTTAAAATGTCATTTGATTGCCCGATGGATATCGGAAGAATGGATGGTGATCAAAGCCGTTTGAAGCAGGCTATTTTTAACCTGGTAGGCAATGCGATTAAATATACCGATGAGGGTGGCGAAGTGAGTGTCGCGGTGAAAATAGAGAAAAAAGCGAGTGATGAATTTATCCAAATCAGCGTAGAAGATACGGGTATGGGTATTGCTCAGAGCGAGCATGAAGCGGTATTTGATAAGTTTTACCGTAGTGGTTCTGCGAGCCGTAAATCTTCGGGCACGGGACTAGGGCTTGCGATGGTGAAGAGCTTTATCGAGCTGCATGGCGGGCACCTAATATTGGAATCTGAAGAAGGTAAAGGTACGACAATTACTTGCATTCTGCCGCGTAAACAGCCAGAAGATGATATTGTTATCCCATTGCCAACACATGAAAATAAAAATGATCTCAAACACTAA
- the purU gene encoding formyltetrahydrofolate deformylase yields the protein MKIKMISNTNLSYILTLSCQDARGIVAAVSGFIMNHQGNVIDSAQFRDESTNQFFLRMEFMDEGEASIEAFKQQFDERIASRFAMQWQLDEAQHKPRLLLMVSKFGHCLYDLLHRMHTGTLPVEVPAIISNHEDLREVAEWYKVPFYHLPVGEDKAAQEAQVLELIDEHQIDLVVLARYMQILSQNMCEQLEGRAINIHHSFLPSFKGARPYHQAFERGVKIIGATAHYVTSDLDEGPIIEQEVTRVDHSFKPKELTAAGRDIECLVLAKAIKYHIEHRVIRNGSKTVVFR from the coding sequence ATGAAAATAAAAATGATCTCAAACACTAATCTTAGCTATATTCTAACCCTCTCTTGTCAGGATGCGCGCGGTATTGTCGCGGCCGTTTCAGGCTTCATTATGAACCATCAGGGCAATGTGATTGACTCGGCGCAGTTTCGTGATGAGTCCACGAATCAGTTTTTCCTGCGTATGGAATTTATGGATGAGGGCGAGGCTTCGATTGAAGCCTTTAAGCAGCAATTTGACGAGCGCATCGCCTCACGTTTTGCAATGCAGTGGCAGTTGGATGAAGCGCAGCATAAGCCGCGCTTATTGTTGATGGTGTCGAAATTCGGGCATTGCCTCTATGATTTATTGCACCGCATGCATACGGGCACATTACCGGTTGAGGTGCCTGCTATTATTTCTAATCATGAGGACCTGCGTGAGGTGGCGGAGTGGTATAAAGTGCCATTTTACCATCTGCCCGTAGGAGAAGATAAGGCCGCGCAAGAAGCGCAGGTGCTTGAGCTCATTGATGAGCATCAGATCGATCTTGTTGTGCTCGCGCGTTACATGCAAATCCTGTCGCAGAATATGTGCGAGCAGCTAGAGGGCAGGGCGATTAACATTCATCACTCGTTTTTGCCGAGTTTTAAAGGCGCACGCCCGTATCATCAGGCGTTTGAGCGTGGGGTGAAGATTATCGGAGCAACGGCGCATTATGTGACAAGCGATCTAGATGAAGGCCCGATTATCGAGCAAGAAGTGACGCGTGTAGATCATAGCTTCAAACCGAAAGAACTAACGGCTGCAGGCCGAGATATTGAGTGCCTAGTGCTTGCCAAAGCGATCAAATATCACATCGAACATCGTGTGATCCGTAATGGCAGCAAGACGGTGGTGTTCCGTTAG
- a CDS encoding (2Fe-2S) ferredoxin domain-containing protein — MPEGSFYQHHVFICDNRRETGHVRGCCAEKNAEELRDHLKTRVKDLKLNGKGKVRINKAGCLDRCELGPVLVIYPEECWYRATSKADIDEILQTHLIEGKIVERLKLARNQTF; from the coding sequence ATGCCTGAGGGAAGCTTCTACCAACATCACGTCTTTATCTGCGACAATCGCCGCGAAACAGGCCATGTTCGCGGCTGTTGTGCTGAAAAGAATGCCGAAGAATTACGCGACCATCTAAAAACCCGCGTCAAAGACCTCAAGCTAAACGGTAAAGGCAAGGTCCGTATCAACAAAGCCGGATGCCTAGATCGCTGCGAACTCGGCCCCGTCCTCGTCATCTACCCCGAGGAATGCTGGTACCGCGCAACGAGCAAAGCCGACATTGATGAAATCCTACAAACACACCTCATCGAAGGCAAAATAGTCGAGCGCCTAAAGCTGGCCCGCAACCAAACTTTCTAA
- a CDS encoding YggT family protein, whose protein sequence is MEHPLIFLVSSILSLINMALLVYIIISFLISFNILNRHQGLVSTVYQALERLLEPMLRPIRKHLPDLNGIDISPIVLILILRFLEYAMHYYL, encoded by the coding sequence ATGGAACACCCACTCATTTTTCTAGTCTCTTCGATTCTCTCGCTCATCAACATGGCGCTGCTTGTTTATATTATCATCAGCTTCTTGATTTCGTTTAATATCCTCAACCGCCATCAAGGCCTTGTATCAACGGTCTATCAAGCGCTAGAACGCTTGCTTGAGCCAATGCTCCGCCCGATTCGCAAGCATTTACCGGATTTAAATGGCATTGATATCTCGCCTATCGTTCTGATTCTTATTCTCAGATTCCTAGAATATGCGATGCATTATTACCTCTAA
- a CDS encoding citrate synthase: MTQKKATLSIEGGPTIELPILESGIGPDVIDISKLYKETDYFTFDPGFLATASCESKITYIDGDKGILRYRGYDIADLAENSNFIETSYLLLEGALPTKKQYDSFEHNITMHTMVHEQLEWLFRGFPRNAHPMAILVGATGSLSAFYHDSIDILNDEDRDLAVYRMIAKMPTLAALSYKYSIGMPPVYPKNELSFAGNFLHMMFANPCEPYVVSPVLEKAIDKLFILHADHEQNASTSTVRLAGSSGANPFACLAAGIASLWGPAHGGANEAVLDMLTEIGSKDRIPEFIARAKDKNDPFRLMGFGHRVYKSFDPRATVLRETCHEVLEELGIQNEPLLEIAMELEKIALEDDYFVQRKLYPNVDFYSGIIYRAIGIPTMMFTAMFAIARTVGWVAQWREMIEEPDQRIGRPRQLYTGPDERKYVALDKR, translated from the coding sequence ATGACACAAAAGAAAGCAACATTGAGTATTGAAGGTGGCCCTACGATTGAGTTGCCGATTCTGGAAAGTGGAATTGGTCCCGATGTCATTGATATTAGTAAACTCTATAAGGAAACAGATTACTTTACGTTTGACCCCGGTTTTCTAGCGACCGCTTCGTGCGAATCGAAGATTACGTATATTGATGGCGACAAAGGTATCTTGCGCTATCGCGGTTATGATATCGCTGATTTGGCGGAGAATAGTAACTTCATCGAAACGTCGTATTTGTTGTTAGAAGGCGCCTTGCCGACGAAGAAACAATATGACAGTTTTGAACATAATATCACGATGCATACGATGGTGCATGAGCAGCTGGAGTGGTTGTTCCGTGGATTTCCGCGTAATGCGCACCCGATGGCAATCTTGGTAGGAGCGACCGGCTCGCTTTCGGCTTTTTATCATGATTCGATTGATATTTTGAATGATGAAGACCGCGATTTGGCGGTTTATCGTATGATAGCGAAAATGCCAACATTGGCGGCGCTCTCATATAAATACTCGATTGGTATGCCCCCAGTATATCCGAAAAATGAACTCAGCTTTGCGGGTAATTTCTTGCATATGATGTTTGCCAATCCTTGTGAGCCTTATGTAGTGAGCCCAGTTTTGGAAAAAGCGATTGATAAACTGTTTATTCTGCATGCGGATCATGAGCAAAATGCTTCGACTTCAACGGTGCGTTTGGCAGGCTCTTCGGGTGCTAATCCTTTTGCATGTTTGGCGGCAGGTATTGCATCCCTTTGGGGACCGGCACATGGTGGCGCGAATGAAGCGGTACTTGATATGCTGACTGAAATTGGCAGTAAGGATCGTATTCCAGAATTTATCGCACGGGCGAAAGATAAGAATGACCCTTTCCGTCTGATGGGCTTTGGTCATCGTGTTTATAAAAGCTTTGATCCGCGTGCGACGGTGCTGCGTGAGACGTGTCATGAGGTGCTTGAAGAGCTGGGTATTCAAAATGAACCATTGCTTGAAATTGCGATGGAGCTAGAGAAAATTGCGTTAGAAGATGATTACTTCGTGCAGCGTAAGCTTTACCCGAATGTGGATTTCTATTCCGGCATTATTTACCGCGCAATTGGTATTCCGACCATGATGTTTACGGCGATGTTTGCCATCGCCCGTACCGTGGGTTGGGTCGCACAATGGCGTGAGATGATCGAAGAGCCTGATCAACGTATCGGCCGTCCTCGTCAACTCTATACGGGCCCGGACGAGCGAAAATACGTGGCGCTAGATAAACGCTAA